A genomic region of Haliotis asinina isolate JCU_RB_2024 chromosome 1, JCU_Hal_asi_v2, whole genome shotgun sequence contains the following coding sequences:
- the LOC137271894 gene encoding spermatogenesis-associated protein 31H1-like yields the protein MRQAITHQTRGPFKDETRRHILDLTRRLFEDETMRHILDQARRVCKDKTRRHIPHQTRSHIPDQTRRHTSDRTRRHISEQTKSHFSDKTRPHISEQTRRHTSDRTRRHISEQTWSHFSDKTRPHISEQTRRHISDQTRPHISDQTRRHTSDQTRRHISDQTRHNTSDQTRGLSKDETRGCMLDQPRRLYKDVTSRYCLDQARCLFKGETSRHISDQTRPHISDQTRHHTSDQTRRHTSDQTRRHISDQTRGLSKDETRGRMLDQPRRLFKDVTSRYFLDQTRCLFKDETSRYFLDQTRCLFKDKVRRHILDQTRRLFKDDKSAYHRSDNASVQG from the coding sequence ATGAGACAAGCCATAACACATCAGACAAGGGGTCCCTTCAAGGATGAGACAAGGCGTCACATCTTAGATCTGACAAGGCGTCTCTTTGAGGATGAGACAATGCGTCATATCTTAGATCAGGCAAGGCGTGTCTGCAAGGATAAGACAAGGCGTCACATCCCACATCAGACAAGGAGTCACATCCCAGATCAAACAAGGCGTCATACCTCAGATCGGACAAGGCGTCACATCTCAGAGCAGACAAAGAGTCACTTCTCAGATAAGACAAGGCCTCACATCTCAGAGCAGACAAGGCGTCATACCTCAGATCGGACAAGGCGTCACATCTCAGAACAGACATGGAGTCACTTCTCAGATAAGACAAGGCCTCACATCTCAGAGCAGACAAGGCGTCATATCTCAGATCAGACACGGCCTCACATCTCAGATCAGACAAGGCGTCACACTTCAGATCAGACAAGGCGTCACATATCAGATCAGACAAGGCATAACACATCAGATCAGACAAGAGGTCTCTCCAAGGATGAGACAAGGGGCTGCATGTTAGATCAGCCAAGGCGTCTCTACAAGGATGTGACAAGTCGTTACTGCTTAGATCAGGCAAGGTGTCTCTTCAAGGGTGAGACAAGTCGGCATATCTCAGATCAGACACGGCCTCACATCTCAGATCAGACAAGGCATCACACTTCAGATCAGACAAGGCGTCACACTTCAGATCAGACAAGGCGTCACATATCAGATCAGACAAGAGGTCTCTCCAAGGATGAGACAAGGGGCCGCATGTTAGATCAGCCAAGGCGTCTCTTCAAGGATGTGACAAGTCGTTACTTCTTAGATCAGACAAGGTGTCTCTTCAAGGATGAGACAAGTCGTTACTTCTTAGATCAGACAAGGTGTCTCTTCAAGGATAAGGTAAGGCGTCACATCTTAGATCAGACAAGGCGTCTCTTCAAGGATGACAAGTCGGCATATCACAGATCAGACAACGCGTCTGTTCAAGGATGA